In Brassica rapa cultivar Chiifu-401-42 chromosome A06, CAAS_Brap_v3.01, whole genome shotgun sequence, a single window of DNA contains:
- the LOC103873821 gene encoding photosystem I reaction center subunit N, chloroplastic isoform X2, with amino-acid sequence MAAMNSSVLTSSYTISGAGSVELNQKVGLVSSSVGFGQKKQTIPVIKAQRAGGDDVDGSSGRRSAMVFLAATLFSSAAVSASANASVFDEYLEKSKANKELNDKKRLATSGANFARAFTVQFGSCKFPENFTGCQDLAKQKSHLSLKIWPWNAKAKTSSSVVPMFSGNGEELCLFLSNSYINPTMYLPLFIKVFMPI; translated from the exons ATGGCAGCCATGAACTCAAGTGTTCTCACCTCCAGCTACACAATCTCTGGTGCTGGCTCAGTAGAGCTAAACCAGAAAGTGGGTTTGGTGAGTTCCTCAGTTGGGTTTGGTCAGAAGAAACAGACGATTCCTGTGATCAAAGCTCAAAGAGCTGGTGGTGATGATGTTGATGGGTCTAGTGGAAGAAGATCCGCAATGGTGTTCTTAGCGGCTACACTCTTCTCATCTGCTGCTGTGTCTGCTTCTGCTAATGCTAGCGTCTTCGATGAATACCTCGAGAAGAGCAAAGCCAACAAA GAACTGAATGATAAGAAGAGATTGGCAACAAGTGGAGCAAACTTTGCGAGAGCATTCACTGTCCAATTCGGAAGCTGCAAGTTCCCTGAGAATTTCACTGGTTGCCAAGATCTCGCCAAGCAAAAG TCCCATTTATCTCTGAAGATTTGGCCTTGGAATGCGAAGGCAAAGACAAGTTCAAGTGTGGTTCCAATGTTTTCTGGAAATGGTGAAGAACTCTGTTTGTTCTTATCCAATTCTTATATAAACCCAACAATGTATCTCCCTTTATTCATCAAAGTTTTCATGCCCATTTGA
- the LOC103873821 gene encoding photosystem I reaction center subunit N, chloroplastic isoform X1, whose translation MAAMNSSVLTSSYTISGAGSVELNQKVGLVSSSVGFGQKKQTIPVIKAQRAGGDDVDGSSGRRSAMVFLAATLFSSAAVSASANASVFDEYLEKSKANKELNDKKRLATSGANFARAFTVQFGSCKFPENFTGCQDLAKQKKVPFISEDLALECEGKDKFKCGSNVFWKW comes from the exons ATGGCAGCCATGAACTCAAGTGTTCTCACCTCCAGCTACACAATCTCTGGTGCTGGCTCAGTAGAGCTAAACCAGAAAGTGGGTTTGGTGAGTTCCTCAGTTGGGTTTGGTCAGAAGAAACAGACGATTCCTGTGATCAAAGCTCAAAGAGCTGGTGGTGATGATGTTGATGGGTCTAGTGGAAGAAGATCCGCAATGGTGTTCTTAGCGGCTACACTCTTCTCATCTGCTGCTGTGTCTGCTTCTGCTAATGCTAGCGTCTTCGATGAATACCTCGAGAAGAGCAAAGCCAACAAA GAACTGAATGATAAGAAGAGATTGGCAACAAGTGGAGCAAACTTTGCGAGAGCATTCACTGTCCAATTCGGAAGCTGCAAGTTCCCTGAGAATTTCACTGGTTGCCAAGATCTCGCCAAGCAAAAG AAAGTCCCATTTATCTCTGAAGATTTGGCCTTGGAATGCGAAGGCAAAGACAAGTTCAAGTGTGGTTCCAATGTTTTCTGGAAATGGTGA
- the LOC103873823 gene encoding glutamate--tRNA ligase, chloroplastic/mitochondrial: protein MTSLVFNTPWLRVRSLPELAPTFLRRRQSTRRCFSVVACSSPGSNGGDSVRVRFAPSPTGNLHVGGARTALFNYLFARSKGGKLVLRIEDTDLERSTRESEAAVLQDLQWLGLDWDEGPGVGGDFGPYRQSERNALYKQYAEKLLESGQVYRCFCSSEELVKMKEIAKLKQLPPVYTGKWATASDAEVEQELEKGTPFTYRFRVPKEGSLKINDLIRGEVSWNLDTLGDFVVMRSNGQPVYNFCVTVDDATMAISHVIRAEEHLPNTLRQALIYKALEFPMPQFAHVSLILAPDRSKLSKRHGATSVGQYREMGFLPQGMVNYLALLGWGDGTENEFFTLEQLVEKFSIERVNKSGAIFDSTKLRWMNGLHLKALPSEKLTKLVGEQWKSAGILTESEGSFVDEAVELLKDGIDVVTDSDNVLLNLLSYPLHATLASPEAKPAVEDKLHEVAASLVAAYDSGEIPKALAEGQSGWQKWVKAFGKSTKRKGKSLFMPLRVLLTGKLHGPEMATSIVLISKAGSPGIVAPQAGFVSMEERFKILREMDWEALNKSESVPLESTAAAST from the exons ATGACGAGCCTCGTCTTCAACACCCCGTGGCTTAGGGTTAGGTCCTTACCGGAGCTCGCTCCCACTTTCCTCCGACGGCGTCAATCTACACGGCGATGCTTCTCCGTGGTTGCGTGTTCGTCGCCGGGCAGCAACGGTGGTGACTCTGTCAGAGTCCGTTTCGCGCCTTCTCCCACTGGTAATCTCCACGTGGGCGGAGCAAGGACTGCTCTCTTCAACTACCTCTTCGCTAGGTCGAAAGGAGGGAAGCTTGTGCTGAGGATTGAGGATACGGATTTGGAGAGATCAACGCGTGAATCTGAAGCTGCTGTTCTTCAGGATCTCCAGTGGTTAGGTCTTGATTGGGATGAAG GTCCTGGGGTTGGTGGAGACTTTGGTCCTTATAGACAATCTGAAAGGAATGCTCTTTACAAACAATATGCAGAGAAGCTTTTAGAGTCTGGCCAAGTCTATAGATGTTTTTGCTCCAGTGAG GAGCTTGTGAAGATGAAGGAGATTGCGAAGCTAAAACAGTTGCCTCCGGTGTATACTGGTAAATGGGCAACCGCTTCTGATGCTGAAGTAGAGCAAGAGCTAGAAAAGGGTACACCTTTTACTTACCGGTTCCGTGTGCCGAAGGAAGGCTCTTTGAAAATTAACGACTTGATTCGTGGTGAG GTATCTTGGAACTTGGATACTCTCGGAGATTTTGTGGTGATGAGGAGTAATGGCCAGCCTGTTTACAACTTCTGTGTTACGGTAGATGATGCTACCATGGCTATTTCACATGTCATAAG GGCTGAAGAACACTTACCTAATACATTAAGGCAGGCTCTAATTTACAAG GCTCTGGAGTTTCCAATGCCTCAGTTTGCACATGTTTCTCTAATTCTAGCGCCAGATAGAAGTAAACTATCAAAGCGACATGGGGCAACTTCTGTAGGCCAG TACAGAGAGATGGGGTTTCTACCTCAGGGAATGGTGAACTACTTGGCGCTCTTAGGTTGGGGAGACGGCACTGAAAATGAATTTTTCACACTCGAGCAACTTG TTGAGAAGTTCTCCATTGAACGTGTCAACAAAAGTGGTGCGATTTTTGATTCTACAAAGTTAAG ATGGATGAATGGTCTACATCTGAAGGCACTTCCATCtgaaaaattaacaaaactTGTTGGTGAGCAATGGAAGAGCGCTGGCATCTTAACGGAATCTGAGGGAAGCTTCGTAGAT GAAGCTGTGGAGCTTCTCAAGGATGGGATTGACGTGGTGACTGATTCAGACAACGTACTTTTAAACTTGCTTTCATATCCTTTACACGCTACACTGGCTAG CCCTGAAGCTAAGCCTGCCGTTGAAGACAAGCTTCATGAAGTAGCAGCCAGCCTCGTCGCTGCATATGACAGTGGTGAGATTCCAAAAGCTTTAGCAGAAGGACAAAGTGGTTGGCAGAAATGGGTGAAAGCCTTTGGCAAATCGACGAAACGCAAA GGGAAATCACTTTTCATGCCACTACGTGTGTTGCTAACGGGTAAACTCCATGGACCTGAGATGGCCACTAGTATTGTTCTGATTTCCAAAGCTGGGAGTCCAGGTATTGTGGCTCCTCAGGCCGGGTTTGTGTCCATGGAAGAACGGTTTAAGATCCTTAGGGAGATGGATTGGGAAGCTTTGAACAAAAGCGAGAGTGTACCTCTTGAATCTACCGCCGCAGCATCTACCTGA
- the LOC103873824 gene encoding NAC domain-containing protein 82, with product MGKNSLAPGFRFHPTDVELVRYYLKRKVLGKKFMTNAIAEVDIYKFEPLDLPEKSCLRTGDLKWYFFCPRLKKYPNGGKANRSTESGYWKTTGKDRDVTYNDEVVGKIRTLIFHYGKTPRGERTDWVMHEYRLEDRTLEQRNIPQDTYVICKLFKKNGLGPRHGSEYGAPFKDEDWSDEEDIESLDPGPNKETSVVASASHSHRPEDCITGVISESCVVSDAPQLTAATVLPPIASDVVAHTPLSSSSPLIEVPHAVQDDDDFYSMLDLFVVDNDESLHLGGLNNQYEVRQETEVPAVEEAHVCLEDVDMSWIQDLSDELFVGIEELIEPSTPPAAQGGHPGDS from the exons ATGGGGAAAAATAGCTTGGCACCTGGCTTTCGGTTTCATCCCACTGATGTTGAACTTGTAAGATACTACTTGAAGAGAAAAGTTCTTGGGAAAAAGTTCATGACTAATGCCATTGCTGAGGTCGACATTTACAAGTTCGAACCACTTGATTTACCCG AGAAGTCATGCTTAAGGACAGGAGATCTTAAGTGGTACTTCTTCTGTCCGAGGCTTAAGAAGTATCCCAACGGCGGTAAGGCAAACCGTTCTACTGAATCTGGTTACTGGAAGACCACAGGGAAAGATAGAGACGTCACTTACAATGATGAGGTCGTTGGAAAAATCAGAACTCTGATTTTTCACTACGGGAAGACGCCTCGTGGGGAACGTACTGACTGGGTCATGCATGAGTACAGACTTGAAGACAGAACATTGGAACAGAGGAATATTCCTCAG GATACTTATGTGATTTGTAAACTCTTTAAGAAGAATGGACTTGGACCAAGGCATGGATCTGAATATGGAGCTCCGTTTAAGGATGAGGATTGGAGTGATGAGGAAGATATAGAGAGTCTTGATCCTGGTCCTAACAAAGAAACCAGTGTAGTTGCTTCCGCATCACACTCACATCGTCCTGAGGATTGTATCACTGGAGTGATATCAGAATCTTGCGTCGTCTCTGATGCACCGCAACTAACTGCCGCCACAGTGCTTCCACCTATAGCAAGTGATGTTGTAGCTCACACtcccttgtcttcttcttctcctcttattGAGGTTCCTCATGCAGTACAAGATGACGATGACTTTTATTCTATGCTGGATCTCTTTGTTGTTGATAACGACGAGTCTTTACATCTTGGCGGACTCAACAACCAGTACGAG gTGAGACAGGAGACTGAGGTTCCTGCTGTGGAGGAAGCTCATGTTTGCTTAGAAGATGTTGATATGAGCTGGATACAAGACTTGAGCGATGAGCTATTCGTAGGCATAGAGGAACTGATTGAGCCATCTACTCCTCCGGCTGCTCAGGGCGGTCATCCTGGTGACTCATGA